A genomic window from Syngnathus typhle isolate RoL2023-S1 ecotype Sweden linkage group LG18, RoL_Styp_1.0, whole genome shotgun sequence includes:
- the LOC133142621 gene encoding transient receptor potential cation channel subfamily M member 4-like: MRDTGDVADGGHKNNKTEKDQSWIPKIFKKRICTTFVEDSFSNGGLCQCGGTRDTHASVALGDFFSTAIVNHWDSAQHSSEYPTDAFGELQFAGASKRHSYFLRLSWDTPPSMVYTLMTAHWGLPAPNLVVSVVGGEGRTKVKTWVREVLRQGLVKASQSTGAWIFTAGLREGVGRCVGEAVRDHATAASSLSLNKVVALGVAPWGLVHNRQQLVNEQGSFPAKYYVNNITRDSCCLDNNYQAFLLVDDGSVGRRGGETGFRAKLEDYISHQRTGIWGSGSIDIPVLCMLVSGDATLLERIDLSLKSSMPWLVLAGSGGTADFLSDIVKNLSLAPVVPSSGEGDSEAGPSVDLKDRVAERVRKYFPSEVETDKLVERALSIYQNKDLITIYHGEQEGPNDFDTVLLKALVGASKQRVSVDHSPYNEELKLAVTWNRVDIAKSELFNGDIQWRYEDLEDSMTDALVNDKPQFVRLFTENGLNILDYLTYGRLESLYRSVADGTLLYQLLQRRLLERLGTPSPLQETPGKSAAKNIHGGPVSELSLFEVSRVLELLMGDVCQPFYYAPLDLEQITSKRRAMRRASKLLRGDCLYREKRCLFPWASLFIWAVLQNRSEMATFFWEMTGESVLSALSGCKILRELSKLETETETKLSMKEMAQKFENLAHDVFSSCYRSNESRSFTLLIRKSPVWCGTTCLQMGMSADARLFFSHDGVQSLLSQIWWGDMKRNTEVWKLLLTFFCPVLCYTNLISFRSPEENPQEKNINPSEDAVGRDNSLYGTTVFSFSDIKHIEADSQGIYTPRTATMRGRPLAPKPPERPFVVSRWRQFWFAPVTSFLGNVLMYFLFLLLFAYVLLVDFKPPPPAGPAITELVLYFWVFTMVCEEIRETFFLGTKTLRQRLRVYIQDVWNKCDLTAIVLFVIGLICRMFNWSYEFGRDVLCVDYMVFTLRLIHIFAIHKQLGPKIIIVGKMMKDVFFFLFFLGVWLMAYGVANQALLYSYDPRPDRIFRRVFYRPYLHIFGQIPVEEMDVGKDWDMPCTRNVTLIDAGAEPCRVTYSNWLVVILLVVYLLVTNILLINLLIAMFSYTFNEVQANSDIYWKFQRYNLIVQYHSRPSLAPPFIFLSHINLFIKRNIRKVSSVKIHHFVLQLKGKTANRLMTWETIQKEEFLSAQSKIQKSSDSERLKRMSTKVDGVMKYLTEGRDFDHRLRTLETEMEYCSSALSWIVDTLAQGGTYKPPRPPPNLRDSFTPSS; this comes from the exons atGAGAGACACTGGAGACGTAGCAGACGGcggacacaaaaacaacaaaactgaAAAGGACCAG AGCTGGATCCCCAAAATCTTCAAGAAAAGAATTTGCACCACCTTTGTGGAAGATTCTTTCAG TAATGGCGGCTTGTGCCAGTGCGGGGGGACAAGAGATACACATGCCTCCGTGGCGCTCGGCGATTTTTTCAGCACGGCCATTGTCAATCACTGGGACAGCGCCCAGCATTCCTCCGAATACCCAACGGATGCCTTCGGAGAGTTACAGTTTGCAGGCGCCAGCAAGCGGCACAGCTAC TTTTTGCGCTTGTCGTGGGACACACCGCCGTCTATGGTCTACACCCTGATGACCGCCCACTGGGGTCTGCCCGCTCCGAACTTGGTGGTGTCCGTCGTGGGCGGCGAAGGCAGGACGAAGGTGAAGACGTGGGTCCGGGAGGTCCTCAGGCAGGGTCTGGTTAAAGCCTCCCAAAGCACAG GAGCTTGGATCTTTACGGCGGGCCTGCGCGAAGGTGTCGGCAGGTGCGTCGGCGAGGCGGTGAGGGATCACGCCACCGCAGCGTCGTCGCTCTCCCTCAATAAGGTGGTGGCTCTGGGCGTCGCTCCCTGGGGCCTCGTCCACAACCGCCAGCAGCTGGTCAATGAACAG GGCAGTTTTCCTGCCAAGTATTATGTCAACAACATAACCCGGGACTCGTGCTGCCTGGATAACAATTATCAGGCTTTCCTGCTGGTGGATGACGGCAGCGTGGGACGTAGAGGTGGCGAGACGGGCTTCAGGGCCAAACTGGAGGACTACATCTCCCACCAGCGAACGGGCATTTGGG gcagcGGCAGTATCGACATCCCAGTTCTTTGCATGCTGGTCTCAGGAGATGCAACTCTACTCGAG AGAATTGATCTCTCTCTGAAGAGCTCCATGCCCTGGTTGGTGCTAGCGGGCTCAGGAGGCACGGCCGACTTCCTGAGTGACATTGTGAAGAATTTATCGTTAGCGCCGGTCGTCCCGTCTTCCGGCGAAGGTGACAGTGAGGCCGGGCCCAGTGTGGATCTGAAAGACAGAGTGGCAGAACGGGTTCGCAAATATTTTCCCTCCGAAGTGGAGACGGACAAACTTGTTGAGCGT GCTCTGAGCATCTACCAAAACAAAGACCTGATCACCATCTACCACGGAGAGCAGGAGGGCCCCAACGACTTTGACACAGTGTTGCTCAAAGCTCTGGTGGGAG CGTCTAAACAGCGGGTGTCGGTCGACCACAGCCCGTACAATGAAGAACTGAAACTGGCCGTCACGTGGAACAGGGTCGACATTGCGAAAAGTGAACTCTTCAATGGAGACATCCAGTGGAGG TACGAAGACCTGGAAGACTCCATGACCGACGCCCTGGTCAACGACAAGCCTCAGTTTGTGCGCCTCTTCACCGAGAATGGCCTCAACATCCTGGACTACCTGACCTACGGCCGGTTGGAGAGCCTCTACAGATCAGTGGCTGACGGGACACTTCTCTACCAGCTTCTCCAGCGCCGCTTGTTGGAAAGACTTGGTACGCCGTCGCCCCTGCAGGAGACTCCCGGCAAAAGTGCAGCGAAGAATATTCACGGTGGACCAGTGTCTGAGCTCAGTCTTTTTGag GTGTCAAGAGTGCTAGAATTGTTAATGGGTGACGTCTGCCAGCCATTTTATTATGCTCCATTGGATTTGGAGCAAATCACATCCAAGAGGAGAGCGATGAgg CGCGCCAGTAAGCTCCTGCGTGGCGACTGTTTGTATCGGGAGAAGCGTTGCCTCTTCCCCTGGGCTTCGCTCTTCATCTGGGCCGTCCTCCAGAACCGCAGCGAGATGGCCACTTTCTTCTGGGAGATG ACAGGAGAGTCCGTACTGAGTGCATTGAGTGGCTGCAAGATTCTCCGAGAACTTTCCAAATTGGAAACTGAGACGGAAACCAAACTGTCAATGAAAGAGATGGCCCAGAAATTTGAGAATCTTGCACATG ATGTCTTCAGTTCTTGTTACCGTAGCAACGAAAGTCGTTCCTTCACTTTACTGATTCGCAAATCGCCGGTGTGGTGCGGGACCACTTGCCTCCAAATGGGCATGAGTGCCGACGCGCGTCTTTTCTTCAGCCACGATGGAGTCCAG TCTCTGTTGTCCCAAATTTGGTGGGGTGACATGAAGAGGAACACAGAAGTGTGGAAACTCTTGCTCACCTTCTTCTGCCCCGTCCTTTGCTACACCAACTTGATCTCCTTCAG GTCACCAGAGGAGAACCCGCAGGAGAAAAATATCAATCCCAGCGAGGACGCCGTGGGCCGAGACAACAGCCTCTACGGCACCACCGTCTTCTCCTTCTCCGACATTAAGCACAT TGAAGCAGACTCCCAAGGAATCTACACTCCCAGAACTGCCACCATGAGAG GCCGACCTCTCGCCCCGAAACCTCCCGAACGTCCGTTCGTCGTGTCCAGATGGCGTCAATTCTGGTTCGCGCCAGTCACCTCCTTTTTGGGCAACGTCCTCATGTACTTCCTCTTTCTGCTGCTTTTCGCCTACGTGCTGCTGGTGGATTTCAAACCGCCGCCCCCCGCGGGTCCCGCCATAACTGAGCTGGTGCTTTATTTCTGGGTCTTCACCATGGTGTGTGAGGAGATACGAGAG ACCTTCTTTTTAGGGACGAAGACTTTGCGCCAGAGACTCCGAGTGTACATTCAGGATGTTTGGAACAAATGTGACCTCACCGCCATTGTACTGTTCGTCATCGGCTTAATTTGCAG GATGTTCAACTGGTCTTACGAATTCGGCAGAGATGTTCTGTGTGTGGATTACATGGTGTTCACACTCCGCCTCATTCACATCTTTGCCATTCACAAGCAGCTAGGACCCAAAATCATCATCGTGGGAAAGATG atGAAGGatgtcttcttcttcctcttcttcctgggGGTGTGGCTGATGGCTTACGGCGTAGCCAATCAGGCTTTGCTGTACTCCTACGACCCCCGACCCGATCGTATTTTCCGCCGGGTTTTCTACAGGCCGTACTTGCACATATTTGGACAGATCCCCGTGGAAGAAATGGATG TGGGGAAGGATTGGGACATGCCGTGCACCAGAAACGTGACACTGATTGACGCCGGTGCAGAACCGTGTCGGGTTACGTACAGTAACTGGCTGGTGGTAATCCTGCTGGTTGTTTACCTGCTGGTCACCAACATCCTACTTATCAATCTTCTCATTGCCATGTTCAG ttaCACTTTCAATGAGGTGCAAGCCAACAGTGACATCTACTGGAAATTCCAACGCTACAACCTCATCGTCCAGTACCACTCGCGCCCCTCGCTGGCCCCGCCCTTCATCTTCCTCTCTCACATCAACCTCTTCATCAAAAGGAATATCCGCAAGGTCTCGTCCGTCAAGATCCACCACTTCG TATTGCAACTCAAAGGCAAGACGGCAAACCGACTCATGACGTGGGAAACCATCCAAAAGGAAGAATTCTTAAGCGCTCAGAGTAAAATCCAAAAGAGCAGCGACTCGGAGAGACTCAAGCGCATGTCGACCAA ggtgGACGGTGTGATGAAATATCTGACTGAGGGCAGAGACTTTGACCACAGACTCAGGACTTTAGAGACTGAG ATGGAGTATTGCTCCAGCGCACTAAGCTGGATTGTGGATACTTTGGCGCAAGGCGGCACATACAAACCCCCTCGGCCCCCCCCAAACCTGAGAG attCATTCACACCATCTtcttga
- the LOC133142623 gene encoding synembryn-A-like isoform X1: MPVDVEEIIRCVKHGDVSLAHTQLQKFNTEYAQCFFFDAEERDRRKQRKLEEFRKNKVRESTDSDSDSNENDPADRGVLLRQGLAVVLVRFIRTGIPCYLLQVALRTLRILSRDKRILGPLVTDNALLTLAKAAGLNSTEAHDDEPDDEPDSDFYDNIIASLAQELQTPSCCGDDADDSHDDPDRECSSTLEDDAKPDLCSNLDGISHRGSIHHKELEQGRKDRRESKMVGADEEDDGVSGEELKRKEALKVLCNLVYNSTWAQERFSTLRLICGLRERLSSSVSCPAPSSVQFYELRLTFLVTALRPELSAQLQQEGGVSILSAALEGCLEAQWKEQYECVLDPAAPAISPEASQRIIEILKILFNVTHRSHRQAPTEDDAALFRHLVAILRLCLMRKCVMPEDTDELQGHTVNLLSALPLQCLDVLLMVPLQPDSEQCHGLNMDCVQILLLFMERRLESGDKVKEKLTPILNLLTESCRAHKETRHYIRKYVLPPLRDVSQRPEEGCTTKSRLIRLMTHLDTDLKHCAADLIFVLCKENVRRFVKYTGYGNAAGLLATRGLLGGPTSRHSCSETTYSSDSDSDTEEYRQVKDRVNPVTGRVEAEQPDPMEGMTEDEKEEEAKRLIRIFNKLSRDNIIQPMGVDADGKLVPMAGLREDSLTEESASDTDEVEKNQ; encoded by the exons ATGCCGGTGGACGTGGAGGAGATTATCCGCTGCGTCAAGCACGGAGACGTGAGCCTCGCTCATACCCAGCTGCAGAAATTCAACACGGAG TACGCCCAGTGCTTCTTCTTCGACGCAGAGGAGAGGGACAGGAGGAAA CAAAGAAAACTGGAAGAG TTCAGGAAGAATAAAGTGAGAGAGAGTACCGATTCAGACTCTGACTCCAATGAGAATGACCCGGCAGACAGAGGTGTCCTCCTCCGACAG GGTTTGGCCGTGGTGCTGGTGAGGTTCATAAGAACAGGAATCCCGTGTTACTTGCTGCAAGTCGCTCTGCGAACGCTGAGGATCCTCTCTCGAGATAAGAGGATCCTGGGCCCCTTGGTGACTGACAACGCTCTCCTCACTCTGGCCAAAGCGGCCGGGCTGAACTCCACTGAAGCACACGACGACGAGCCCGACGACGAGCCTGACTCTGATTTCTACGACAACATCATAGCATCCCTCGCCCAGGAGCTCCAAACGCCTTCCTGTTGCGGGGACGACGCCGACGACAGCCATGACGATCCGGACCGAGAATGCTCGTCGACCTTGGAAGACGATGCCAAGCCAGACCTCTGCAGCAATCTGGATGGCATCAGCCACAGAGGCAGCATCCATCACAAGGAGCTGGAGCAAGGGCGGAAGGACCGACGGGAGAGCAAAATGGTGGGTGCGGATGAGGAGGACGACGGCGTGTCGGGAGAGGAGCTGAAGAGGAAGGAGGCTTTGAAGGTGTTGTGTAATTTGGTGTACAACAGCACGTGGGCACAGGAAAGGTTCAGCACTCTcag GTTGATATGCGGCCTCAGAGAGCGCCTCTCCTCCAGCGTCAGTTGCCCGGCTCCCTCCAGTGTTCAGTTCTACGAATTACGACTCACCTTCCTTGTTACTGCACTGCGACCAGAGCTCAGCGCTCAGCTTCAACAG GAGGGAGGCGTCTCAATCCTCTCAGCAGCTCTGGAGGGCTGCCTGGAGGCGCAGTGGAAGGAGCAGTACGAGTGCGTGCTGGACCCGGCGGCGCCAGCCATTTCTCCGGAGGCTTCTCAGCGCATCATCGAGATCCTCAAAATCCTTTTCAACGTCACGCACAGATCCCACAGGCAGGCGCCCACAGAG GATGATGCAGCTCTCTTCCGCCATCTCGTGGCGATCTTGCGTCTCTGCTTGATGCGGAAGTGCGTGATGCCTGAGGACACTGATGAACTGCAAGG TCACACGGTCAACCTGTTGTCGGCACTGCCCCTCCAGTGTCTTGATGTTCTCCTGATGGTGCCGCTGCAGCCCGACTCGGAGCAGTGCCACGGCCTCAACATGGATTGCGTCCAAATCCTGCTGCTGTTTATGGAGAGGCGTCTCGAATCG GGGGATAAAGTCAAAGAGAAACTGACGCCAATCCTCAACCTGCTGACAGAGAGCTGCCGGGCACACAAAGAAACGCGCCACTACATCAGGAAATAT GTTCTGCCTCCCCTGAGAGATGTTTCTCAGAGGCCGGAAGAAGGCTGCACTACGAAGAGCCGCCTGATCCGTCTCATGACTCACTTGGATACGGACCTCAAACACTGCGCCGCCGACCTCATTTTTGTCCTCTGCAAGGAAAATG TCAGGCGTTTTGTCAAGTATACAGGCTACGGCAACGCGGCGGGCCTTCTGGCCACCAGGGGCCTTCTGGGTGGCCCGACATCCCGACACTCGTGCAGCGAGACCACCTACTCCAGCGACTCGGACTCAGACACCGAGGAATACCGTCAAGTTAAAGACCGAGTCAACCCGGTGACGGGGCGAGTGGAGGCGGAGCAGCCGGACCCCATGGAGGGCATGACGGAAgacgagaaggaggaggaggccaaGAGGCTGATCAGAATCTTCAACAAGCTGTCCAG
- the LOC133142623 gene encoding synembryn-A-like isoform X2, with protein sequence MPVDVEEIIRCVKHGDVSLAHTQLQKFNTEYAQCFFFDAEERDRRKFRKNKVRESTDSDSDSNENDPADRGVLLRQGLAVVLVRFIRTGIPCYLLQVALRTLRILSRDKRILGPLVTDNALLTLAKAAGLNSTEAHDDEPDDEPDSDFYDNIIASLAQELQTPSCCGDDADDSHDDPDRECSSTLEDDAKPDLCSNLDGISHRGSIHHKELEQGRKDRRESKMVGADEEDDGVSGEELKRKEALKVLCNLVYNSTWAQERFSTLRLICGLRERLSSSVSCPAPSSVQFYELRLTFLVTALRPELSAQLQQEGGVSILSAALEGCLEAQWKEQYECVLDPAAPAISPEASQRIIEILKILFNVTHRSHRQAPTEDDAALFRHLVAILRLCLMRKCVMPEDTDELQGHTVNLLSALPLQCLDVLLMVPLQPDSEQCHGLNMDCVQILLLFMERRLESGDKVKEKLTPILNLLTESCRAHKETRHYIRKYVLPPLRDVSQRPEEGCTTKSRLIRLMTHLDTDLKHCAADLIFVLCKENVRRFVKYTGYGNAAGLLATRGLLGGPTSRHSCSETTYSSDSDSDTEEYRQVKDRVNPVTGRVEAEQPDPMEGMTEDEKEEEAKRLIRIFNKLSRDNIIQPMGVDADGKLVPMAGLREDSLTEESASDTDEVEKNQ encoded by the exons ATGCCGGTGGACGTGGAGGAGATTATCCGCTGCGTCAAGCACGGAGACGTGAGCCTCGCTCATACCCAGCTGCAGAAATTCAACACGGAG TACGCCCAGTGCTTCTTCTTCGACGCAGAGGAGAGGGACAGGAGGAAA TTCAGGAAGAATAAAGTGAGAGAGAGTACCGATTCAGACTCTGACTCCAATGAGAATGACCCGGCAGACAGAGGTGTCCTCCTCCGACAG GGTTTGGCCGTGGTGCTGGTGAGGTTCATAAGAACAGGAATCCCGTGTTACTTGCTGCAAGTCGCTCTGCGAACGCTGAGGATCCTCTCTCGAGATAAGAGGATCCTGGGCCCCTTGGTGACTGACAACGCTCTCCTCACTCTGGCCAAAGCGGCCGGGCTGAACTCCACTGAAGCACACGACGACGAGCCCGACGACGAGCCTGACTCTGATTTCTACGACAACATCATAGCATCCCTCGCCCAGGAGCTCCAAACGCCTTCCTGTTGCGGGGACGACGCCGACGACAGCCATGACGATCCGGACCGAGAATGCTCGTCGACCTTGGAAGACGATGCCAAGCCAGACCTCTGCAGCAATCTGGATGGCATCAGCCACAGAGGCAGCATCCATCACAAGGAGCTGGAGCAAGGGCGGAAGGACCGACGGGAGAGCAAAATGGTGGGTGCGGATGAGGAGGACGACGGCGTGTCGGGAGAGGAGCTGAAGAGGAAGGAGGCTTTGAAGGTGTTGTGTAATTTGGTGTACAACAGCACGTGGGCACAGGAAAGGTTCAGCACTCTcag GTTGATATGCGGCCTCAGAGAGCGCCTCTCCTCCAGCGTCAGTTGCCCGGCTCCCTCCAGTGTTCAGTTCTACGAATTACGACTCACCTTCCTTGTTACTGCACTGCGACCAGAGCTCAGCGCTCAGCTTCAACAG GAGGGAGGCGTCTCAATCCTCTCAGCAGCTCTGGAGGGCTGCCTGGAGGCGCAGTGGAAGGAGCAGTACGAGTGCGTGCTGGACCCGGCGGCGCCAGCCATTTCTCCGGAGGCTTCTCAGCGCATCATCGAGATCCTCAAAATCCTTTTCAACGTCACGCACAGATCCCACAGGCAGGCGCCCACAGAG GATGATGCAGCTCTCTTCCGCCATCTCGTGGCGATCTTGCGTCTCTGCTTGATGCGGAAGTGCGTGATGCCTGAGGACACTGATGAACTGCAAGG TCACACGGTCAACCTGTTGTCGGCACTGCCCCTCCAGTGTCTTGATGTTCTCCTGATGGTGCCGCTGCAGCCCGACTCGGAGCAGTGCCACGGCCTCAACATGGATTGCGTCCAAATCCTGCTGCTGTTTATGGAGAGGCGTCTCGAATCG GGGGATAAAGTCAAAGAGAAACTGACGCCAATCCTCAACCTGCTGACAGAGAGCTGCCGGGCACACAAAGAAACGCGCCACTACATCAGGAAATAT GTTCTGCCTCCCCTGAGAGATGTTTCTCAGAGGCCGGAAGAAGGCTGCACTACGAAGAGCCGCCTGATCCGTCTCATGACTCACTTGGATACGGACCTCAAACACTGCGCCGCCGACCTCATTTTTGTCCTCTGCAAGGAAAATG TCAGGCGTTTTGTCAAGTATACAGGCTACGGCAACGCGGCGGGCCTTCTGGCCACCAGGGGCCTTCTGGGTGGCCCGACATCCCGACACTCGTGCAGCGAGACCACCTACTCCAGCGACTCGGACTCAGACACCGAGGAATACCGTCAAGTTAAAGACCGAGTCAACCCGGTGACGGGGCGAGTGGAGGCGGAGCAGCCGGACCCCATGGAGGGCATGACGGAAgacgagaaggaggaggaggccaaGAGGCTGATCAGAATCTTCAACAAGCTGTCCAG